The window ttGTTTACTATAAAAGCTCGAAATTTTCAGTTGAGCTTTGCATTATTTCCTCAACAATCATACAAGCTTAGTCATTTTTAGTTTCggtaaaattttacaaatttaaattttcgattaaatgtattaaaagtgTTTTTTCCATCgtcttgttattattaattttgttgcaGTTAAAAAAACGAAAGAATACTCCAAATTCAGAATGTCTTTCGTACGTGTTGGACTTGCAATTTTCATCATTGCCTTAGTGGCATGTTTGAGTGTTGAAGGAGGCTATCGTAAACCACCTTTCAATGGAAGTATTTTTGGAAAACGTTCAGGCACCATGACTggtatgataataataataaccgttttttttttattaatagttttatattatattttcatttattaaagaaCAAGATTTAACAAATCTTGCCATCGATATTGTAGATTCAGAAGTTATGAACCGAGCCATGAGTTCAATGTGTGAAATGGCAAGCGAGACCTGCAATGCCTGGCTTTTACATCAAGACTCCAACTAGAGATTACTTATCGACAGCTGTGATTCTAGactacaaataaaaacatcattataaacaatataccACATTCTTGATAACTAAACTTTTATtctatgaaaattttcaataaaactaTGTAACTCAAATAATATGTAACAATactcgaaataaaaaaattaataatatttaaatataataataatctattaaattttgttttatttttttggtattgttgttattttttttttttaatgatttattattgattaattaattaatgtatttattacagttaatttaattgaaatatttggaattaaacaaagaaaagaGATTATAATTGCAAGCCACGTGTAGTAGGTTAATTGAAgctcaataaattttgaaataaaaacttaaTAGTTAGAGTAGAACTAGctgcaataataaatgaattggtaaatttaaaaaatgagataTAATGATGAGAAGTACTGACAATTTTAACAAGTGGATCTTGAACTGAATTGCTCGAGAATAAttctggtaaattaatttatcatattttcttgtaaaaaatcaatcaatttttttttcattatcattatttgttttgataatgatgacaCTGATTTCCAAACACCCACCAGTAATCAAACAGATTGAAGTTTTTCATCtcgaaaataatttgtttatttgttttttattttcgttaatatttgattaaaaaaacattataaattattcaagtaatattataatgaaaaaaataaaaatagagtgaaaaaaataaataagtcaaTATGAAAAACACGTACAGCTTGTTTCTGCTACCTGCATCAGGGTGGTAATTTGTATCGATGATATCGGTGATGAGTAGATGGCTATCAAACCTGCAGACAATATTGTGTTAACACGCAAAAAATTTCTTCT is drawn from Aphidius gifuensis isolate YNYX2018 linkage group LG3, ASM1490517v1, whole genome shotgun sequence and contains these coding sequences:
- the LOC122852053 gene encoding SIFamide-related peptide, which gives rise to MSFVRVGLAIFIIALVACLSVEGGYRKPPFNGSIFGKRSGTMTEQDLTNLAIDIVDSEVMNRAMSSMCEMASETCNAWLLHQDSN